The following coding sequences lie in one Apium graveolens cultivar Ventura chromosome 1, ASM990537v1, whole genome shotgun sequence genomic window:
- the LOC141712027 gene encoding uncharacterized protein LOC141712027 yields the protein MDLQKVVDGGPWSFEQALLVFKRLKALENPHMVELKEMEIWVQVYDIPRGLLSENILKSVGASVGRYIKNDPANFDGTWKSYVRVRVALNVEKPLKRKMKIKREGAEWSWISFKYERLGTFCFVCGVLGHSERDCNVVYANPDKMVARAYGSWLRAPTRNASMNAGSRWLRNVNEGSKAWTSNNGETKPVNNSQDAGEGRVAAKFMEVDGLVSEISGDIDVVNVRMRESGRGDMGNQNRNQLEIFKGGNFGAEEIAVADSKRKRVEDNMDGKIIREYNIQNTKEQSQSFAGFHSVDAVGHGGGLALFWKNDGAVVINSSSRNYIDFEVSNEQVGRWRYTGFYGFPEKRRSVDSWNLLKDLAQRSTLPWCIAGDFNDMVSMDEKRGGEKFTWEWFRGTDKWIQERLDRGLANSNRRDLFPSAEVHVLEVYQPKEKRFRFENVWIKDNECRNIVQNC from the exons ATGGATCTTCAGAAGGTGGTGGATGGAGGTCCGTGGTCTTTTGAGCAGGCATTGTTGGTGTTTAAAAGGCTGAAAGCTCTTGAGAATCCTCATATGGTGGAATTGAAGGAAATGGAGATTTGGGTTCAGGTATATGACATCCCAAGGGGTCTCTTATCTGAAAATATCCTAAAGAGTGTTGGGGCATCGGTTGGGAGATACATTAAAAATGATCCTGCTAATTTTGATGGAACTTGGAAATCATACGTCAGGGTTCGTGTAGCTCTGAATGTGGAGAAACCATTAAAAAGGAAGATGAAAATTAAGAGAGAAGGGGCGGAGTGGAGCTGGATTAGTTTTAAATATGAAAGACTTGGTACATTCTGTTTTGTATGCGGGGTGCTTGGCCATTCCGAACGTGACTGCAATGTAGTTTATGCTAATCCAGATAAAATGGTTGCTAGAGCATATGGCTCTTGGTTGCGTGCTCCAACGAGGAATGCAAGTATGAATGCAGGTTCAAGGTGGCTTCGTAATGTTAATGAAGGCAGTAAGGCGTGGACATCTAACAATGGAGAAACGAAACCAGTAAACAACAGTCAGGATGCAGGAGAAGGACGAGTTGCAGCGAAATTCATGGAAGTTGATGGCCTTGTTAGCGAGATCAGTGGAGATATTGATGTGGTTAATGTTAGAATGCGAGAATCAGGGAGAGGAGATATGGGAAATCAAAATAGAAATCAGTTGGAGATTTTTAAGGGAGGAAATTTTGGTGCAGAGGAGATAGCTGTTGCAGATTCAAAAAGAAAGCGGGTAGAGGATAATATGGATGGAAAAATTATAAGAGAATATAATATCCAAAATACAAAAGAGCAATCACAAA GTTTTGCTGGTTTTCATTCGGTTGATGCTGTTGGACATGGGGGCGGTCTAGCCTTGTTTTGGAAGAATGATGGAGCTGTGGTGATTAACTCAAGTTCAAGAAACTATATAGATTTTGAAGTATCTAATGAGCAAGTGGGTAGGTGGCGCTATACGGGTTTTTATGGCTTCCCGGAAAAAAGAAGAAGTGTGGATTCCTGGAATCTATTAAAGGACTTAGCTCAGCGTTCAACTCTTCCGTGGTGTATTGCGGGAGATTTTAATGATATGGTGTCTATGGATGAAAAAAGAGGGG GTGAGAAATTTACTTGGGAGTGGTTCAGGGGTACCGATAAATGGATCCAGGAACGTTTGGATAGGGGTTTGGCAAATTCTAATCGGAGAGACTTGTTTCCTTCGGCGGAGGTTCATGTTCTTGAG GTGTATCAGCCTAAAGAAAAGAGGTTTCGGTTTGAGAATGTTTGGATTAAAGATAATGAGTGTCGAAATATTGTCCAAAATTGTTGA
- the LOC141722333 gene encoding protein DETOXIFICATION 30-like codes for MEEIDSITKLPLLSPRGDLDGDQTPRFLLGRSSVYSFASYASLFVPDADDIAPIKGCRDFFKEFMAESRKLWILAGPAIFTSICQYSLGAVTQTFAGHLGSLELAAFSVENSIIANFCFGILLGMGSALETLCGQAFGAGQIDLLGVYMQRSWIILNCTGLMLMLLYIFAAPFLRLIGQTEDISREAGKLAVWMIPQLFAYAMNFPIAKFLQSQSKIMAMAWISAAAFALHTLFSWLLMLKLGWGLAGGALVLNLSWWFIVLAQLVYILSGTCGEAWSGFSLRAFKNLWGFVKLSLASAVMLCLEIWYYMLLVLFAGYLKNAEVAVDALSICTNIVGWAVMVSVGCNAAISVRVSNELGAAHPRTAKFSVLVVVLTSFVIGLFFSLILIIFRKEYPSLFTNSEEIKKVVNGLTPLLATCLLINNIQPALSGVAIGAGWQAVVAYVNIGCYYVCGVPLGLIMGYKLDMGVTGIWIGMLGGTVIQTLVLMWMAYKTNWNKEASIAGKRIKQWGGEADHAAEADEESVV; via the exons ATGGAAGAAATCGATAGCATAACAAAACTCCCACTTCTCTCCCCGAGAGGAGACTTGGATGGTGATCAAACACCGCGATTTCTTCTCGGGCGATCTTCTGTTTACTCCTTTGCTTCTTATGCTTCTCTTTTTGTTCCTGATGCAGATGACATCGCTCCCATTAAAGGATGTCGAGATTTTTTTAAAGAATTTATGGCCGAATCCAGAAAGCTATGGATCCTTGCTGGCCCTGCCATTTTTACTAGTATTTGTCAGTACTCGCTTGGAGCTGTCACACAGACTTTTGCTGGTCATCTTGGGAGTCTCGAGCTTGCTGCCTTCTCTGTTGAGAACTCCATCATCGCTAACTTCTGTTTCGGTATTCTG TTAGGGATGGGAAGTGCATTAGAGACATTATGCGGACAAGCGTTTGGAGCAGGACAGATTGATCTGCTTGGAGTATACATGCAAAGATCATGGATTATATTGAATTGCACTGGTCTAATGCTAATGCTTCTTTACATATTTGCTGCACCTTTTTTGAGACTAATTGGTCAAACTGAAGATATATCTAGAGAAGCTGGAAAATTAGCGGTGTGGATGATTCCACAGCTGTTTGCATATGCTATGAATTTTCCTATAGCCAAGTTTTTGCAGTCCCAGAGCAAGATTATGGCCATGGCTTGGATATCCGCTGCTGCATTTGCTTTGCACACATTATTTAGCTGGTTGTTGATGTTGAAGTTGGGATGGGGACTAGCAGGAGGGGCACTGGTGCTTAACCTTTCATGGTGGTTCATAGTGCTGGCACAGCTGGTATACATATTGAGTGGGACTTGTGGAGAAGCCTGGTCTGGCTTTTCTTTGAGGGCTTTTAAGAATTTATGGGGTTTTGTTAAGCTATCCCTTGCATCAGCTGTTATGCTTTG CTTAGAGATTTGGTATTATATGTTATTAGTACTGTTTGCTGGATATCTAAAGAATGCTGAAGTAGCCGTGGATGCACTTTCCATTTG CACGAACATTGTGGGCTGGGCAGTGATGGTATCTGTTGGATGCAATGCAGCTATAAG CGTAAGGGTGTCAAATGAATTGGGAGCAGCACATCCAAGAACAGCAAAATTTTCAGTTCTAGTGGTCGTTCTGACTTCATTTGTGATCGGGCTCTTCTTCTCTCTAATTCTCATCATCTTTCGGAAAGAGTACCCTTCTCTGTTCACCAACAGTGAAGAAATCAAGAAAGTAGTTAATGGACTAACACCATTGTTAGCTACTTGTCTTCTTATTAACAACATTCAACCCGCTCTCTCAG GGGTGGCCATTGGAGCGGGATGGCAAGCTGTCGTTGCCTATGTGAATATTGGGTGCTATTACGTATGTGGAGTTCCTCTTGGCCTTATTATGGGTTACAAACTCGACATGGGAGTGACA GGTATTTGGATTGGCATGTTGGGTGGGACGGTGATACAAACACTAGTTTTGATGTGGATGGCATACAAGACCAACTGGAACAAAGAG GCTTCAATAGCTGGAAAAAGAATTAAGCAATGGGGAGGAGAAGCGGATCATGCAGCAGAAGCAGATGAAGAATCTGTGGTTTAG